The nucleotide window GTCAGACTCATTTGGTTTTTGGGTTAAGTCTCGACTTCTCCCGGATGAATAACCGTCTTTTTCTAGTTGGAAAAACCATGTCATCTTCTCCCCCGTGAGTGGTGAATCCCCCCTAACCCCCCTTAATAAGGGGGGAATTTTATGAATCAGTAATATATGACTTTGTAGGGAACTATAGGGTTGTAATGCGTCTTTGGGAAGGGTAAGAACTGCTTTTAAGTGATATTCATCTATTAATGTCTGTCTTAACTCTTTTTCTGCTTTGCTGTTACTGAATAGGAGTCCAGAGGGAACAAGAATTGCTGCAATTCCATCCTCTGCGAGTTGTTGAATAGCGAGGGTAGTTAAGGCAGTTTCGCTACGACTTCCGACGGTTTTACCTAGTTTTCCTACAGCAAGTTTAGTATCTATTTTTTCCCCAAACGGAGGATTCATTAATATTCTGTCAAAGATTGTATATTCTTTTTGTTTAAATTTGAGTTTATTGAATGTCTCAACATCTAAAGCGTTTCCGCTTCGTAGTAGGGGGGGAAGTTTTCTTAACGCAATATTTGTATAAGCAAGACGTATCCATTCTGGAGATATATCTATTCCCCAGGTTTTATGGTAATTATCAACAGTTAATTCTCGTTCAACTAAAAACCCGCCGCTTCCACAAGCAAAGTCCGCTAAACTATGATCGGGTTTAACTTGTGCAAGATTGTAGATAAATTTGGTAATGTGTCTAGGAGTAGGATAGCGCCCCCCTGATTGTCGAGTAGATAACCTAAAAAGGATATGATGATTGTATAAGTTAGGAATATTTTCTGCTTGATTGATTGCATTATCTAAGTTTTCTTGGATTGATTGAAGGTTTAGGTTAGGAATATCTTGAGGATGACGGGGTAAGGTGGACATTGACACAATATTAGTTGTATCAATATGAGGTATATCTATTGATGAAGGTTCTGATGGTAATATTTTTTGAGGTGGATGATCTGTTAAAAATCCCATAACTTTATTATTTGTAGGAGTTCGACCAATAAGTACCATAGTATCAATCGATATATCTAATACTTTCTCTAATAACAATCTTGCTAAATATTCAATTACTACTAAATCATCCGTAATTCCCACTTTACGGAATTCTGACCAAATTTTATTCAGGTTTTCTGTAATAGTGGCCATTTTCTACAGTTCCCCCCGAAATGCTTTTTCTAAAATTGCTTGTTCTAGATAGTTAAAGTTTTTTTCATCTTCTTTAAGAAGTTTATCTATTTTTTGAACTTCAAATCTAATTAAATCTAAATAAGAGATTATAGAAATTTGTTCTTCATAATTAGGATAAACTAATTTAAAAGAAAATAAAGCATCTCTATTAATTTTAGGTATTCTTGCACGACCTGAATGAGACTTGGCGTAGTCAGTAAATAATGGTGAAATTAAAAACCACATTAAAAATTTTGGTTCTATTTCATCTGATATAACTGACAATGGATATATATCAGCACTGCATAATCCTTCAAAATCGACTAAAACAGACTTACGAAGATAAGGACGTATTTTAGAATAAAGTATCGAACCTGATGTAAATAAATATTTTCCACTTGTTACACCATCTTCTTCGATTGTTCTATAATCTTCTAATTGACAAGTATTAGCTTGAATTACATCAACTCCTATATGTGGTAAAGTTTGATATTGTGGTAAAGTTGGATCAACTTGTTTCGCTATAATTTTGGCTATCTCACCAAGACAAGAATGATTTTTCCACGTTTCCATTCTTGATAAAGCAAAACACTCTTTAATTGCAGAATCTAATAACTGTTCTGTATCCTGCCGCATTTGTTCAAGCAGTGAACGATTATGTTTAATTTCCCCTAATAAAGATTCAATTCTTGCTACTATTCGCTGTTGTATGTCTAGGGAGAGTTTAGGGTTATTGGGGTAGGGAATGGGAATTGTCACATTATTAATTATAGTTTGACTAATATTGGGTTGCGCTCCTCCAAAACTTCTCTCTATTAATTGACTACGTATAAATTTAAAAAAATAAAATAAAAATTTTTCTTCTACAATTTTAATTCCTAAATTTTTTTTAGGGAAAATTGCACAAACTGCTTGATTAGTTGCTGCGTCAATTCCTAAAATTCCTAATTTTCCAACTGTAGCACCATACATAGCTATTAAAAGAGTATCTTTAGGGAAAATTTTAGCACTTGACTTTTTAATAGCTTCTTCCGTAATTTTTTCTTCACTATTAAATATTTCAGAATCTCCCAACTCTCCTGATTTAAACCAATTAATATGTCCTGTAAAATATTCTGAATTTTTACGACTGGGAGTTCCTCCACTTGTTGTTGTTGCAATATCTGAAATTTTTTTCCACTCCCAACCATCAGGTAAAGGCCATAAATTATCAACCATCCCACTTAACCCCCTCATCAAGCTTCTGCTTTAAGGATAATAAATTTTGATGTAACTTTTCATTATTTTTAATAATTCTATCCAATAATACCGAGGGTTCAGGTAACTTTTCCCGTTCGGTAGTCGTCGGATTTTTCGCCGCTAAATCAAACCCCCGCTTAATCAAATCTTCCGTCTTTTCAAACCAACTAAACTCTGTTATCTCTGGTTTCTTCCCCTTGCCCTGTTGATACGCTTTCATCTGTTGCCAAATTTCCCGAACTTGACGAAAATGAATATCATCAATAGGGTTTCCTTTACTAAACTTTTTCAACTCCTCTGGTAAGACAACCTCTTGATATAAAACCTCATCCCCTTGCTTTCCCCTTTCAAAAAACAACAACGCCGCTTTCACATCCGAATAAGGCGCAAAAGTTCCCGGCGGTAAACTCACCACCATCACCAAATTAAAATCATTTAACAACCACTCTTTTACTGTCCCAAATGCACCACTTCTAAATAACGTTCCTTCTGGTACAACCATCCCACACCTAGCGTTATCATCTGTTTTCAACTTTTTAATAATATGTTCTAAAAATAATAACTCCGTTGCATTGGCAGACACCGGAAAATTCTTTTGAATCTGTTTATTTTCTTTACCACCAAAAGGCGGATTAGTCAAGATAATGTCATACTTTTTAATTGCCGTCCTCGTATCTTCCTCTAAAGTATTTTTACGCTGAATATCGGGAACTAGAACCCCATGTAATACCATATTCATCGTTCCTAATAACGCCGGAAGCGGCTTCTTCTCCTGCCCAAAAAACGTATGGCGTTGCAAAATATCTCTATCTCTTATGGTTTGTTCCCATTGCTTCATATACTCATAAGCCGCCACCAAAAAACCGCAAGTCCCACAAGCCGGATCATATACTGTTTCTCCAATCTTCGGATCAATTACTTCCACCATAAAGCGAATAACGGGACGAGGCGTATAAAATTCCCCCGCCATTTTATTCTCACTTCCTAAGCGCTGTAATAGATTTTCATAGGTATGAGAAACCGTATAAATATCATCAGAATTAGAAAAATCAATCCGATCTACAATCTCCAAGACATCCTTAAGATTATAAACCGAATCGCACAAAATAACTGTTCTTCCCCCAAAAATACCCGCTATGACTTCCCTTTCTGGTGAACCAGATAAAGAGGCTAAATAGGGGATTAATTTCTCTTTAACAAACCCCATTAGCGTATCTGCATCCCATTCCGGTGTATTTCGTTTATCGCTTTGTTTCTTCTTCTTTCCTAATCCCTTCGTTACCCAATTTGACCAACGATATTCCCCCTCAATCATATAGTGATACTTTTCATTTCTCAACTCAGCTTCTAAAGCAAAAGTATCCTCTTGTTCGTCCAAAAATTTAAGAAATAATAGCCAGGCTAAATGTTCAATATATTCCATAATGCCACCGCAATTATTATCACGGCGCAAAATATCGCAAGCTCTCCAAATATCATTCGTTAATTGCTCTTTACTCATAAGGTTTATTTTAGGACGGAAGTTACCCCCAAGCCAATTAATAGAAGCCTCACTTAGAAAGATTTTTAAGGTTTAAGAAGCCGCTTGAGTGGGAATAATCTCTCTGAAATTTGATAGGTGCGTTTTTTGCGGCGGTTTGCTTCGCAGCGCCTTCGGCAATTTATCTATATTACATTACAATGCGCCCTAGCTTCGCCCGATCCCCCTAGCGGCTTGATTATTTCAGGTAATATGATGCGGCTAAAGCTAACTACCAACTTTATATCTTACTGACGATACAAGCGCTGCTGAATCTCTAAAAAAGCTTGACGTAGATTT belongs to Gloeothece citriformis PCC 7424 and includes:
- a CDS encoding HsdM family class I SAM-dependent methyltransferase, which encodes MATITENLNKIWSEFRKVGITDDLVVIEYLARLLLEKVLDISIDTMVLIGRTPTNNKVMGFLTDHPPQKILPSEPSSIDIPHIDTTNIVSMSTLPRHPQDIPNLNLQSIQENLDNAINQAENIPNLYNHHILFRLSTRQSGGRYPTPRHITKFIYNLAQVKPDHSLADFACGSGGFLVERELTVDNYHKTWGIDISPEWIRLAYTNIALRKLPPLLRSGNALDVETFNKLKFKQKEYTIFDRILMNPPFGEKIDTKLAVGKLGKTVGSRSETALTTLAIQQLAEDGIAAILVPSGLLFSNSKAEKELRQTLIDEYHLKAVLTLPKDALQPYSSLQSHILLIHKIPPLLRGVRGDSPLTGEKMTWFFQLEKDGYSSGRSRDLTQKPNESDSNFPFVESVFNRQKDEFDYSFLDSHPKLGIKIFKNNENQLLGVVIQGLETTEINSITFYPQVKIQQDKQDKIIPPFLLVDTIPIENQKLCIRIPLDENQPDIVKNPLQLIQDLFKPKKNDPDPGYRLYSTAVKEIAIAIYPDTIITKESIRVLGVLIPSKQIIDKNYDLRPEEYINKQTETLLSNSPVELLTRIYTNQRQLTQNLETLFSRIELPPISTQKLPSPIAETFIPFGQLNPQQQDIWDKIQSQTQPYTNDEGENYKIALHFIPQDIEIEDNGEISDTTQRTLELLDAMGVIIPVTIDNKLYYRRVTQRDLWTNSD
- a CDS encoding restriction endonuclease subunit S, with the protein product MVDNLWPLPDGWEWKKISDIATTTSGGTPSRKNSEYFTGHINWFKSGELGDSEIFNSEEKITEEAIKKSSAKIFPKDTLLIAMYGATVGKLGILGIDAATNQAVCAIFPKKNLGIKIVEEKFLFYFFKFIRSQLIERSFGGAQPNISQTIINNVTIPIPYPNNPKLSLDIQQRIVARIESLLGEIKHNRSLLEQMRQDTEQLLDSAIKECFALSRMETWKNHSCLGEIAKIIAKQVDPTLPQYQTLPHIGVDVIQANTCQLEDYRTIEEDGVTSGKYLFTSGSILYSKIRPYLRKSVLVDFEGLCSADIYPLSVISDEIEPKFLMWFLISPLFTDYAKSHSGRARIPKINRDALFSFKLVYPNYEEQISIISYLDLIRFEVQKIDKLLKEDEKNFNYLEQAILEKAFRGEL
- a CDS encoding type I restriction-modification system subunit M, which encodes MSKEQLTNDIWRACDILRRDNNCGGIMEYIEHLAWLLFLKFLDEQEDTFALEAELRNEKYHYMIEGEYRWSNWVTKGLGKKKKQSDKRNTPEWDADTLMGFVKEKLIPYLASLSGSPEREVIAGIFGGRTVILCDSVYNLKDVLEIVDRIDFSNSDDIYTVSHTYENLLQRLGSENKMAGEFYTPRPVIRFMVEVIDPKIGETVYDPACGTCGFLVAAYEYMKQWEQTIRDRDILQRHTFFGQEKKPLPALLGTMNMVLHGVLVPDIQRKNTLEEDTRTAIKKYDIILTNPPFGGKENKQIQKNFPVSANATELLFLEHIIKKLKTDDNARCGMVVPEGTLFRSGAFGTVKEWLLNDFNLVMVVSLPPGTFAPYSDVKAALLFFERGKQGDEVLYQEVVLPEELKKFSKGNPIDDIHFRQVREIWQQMKAYQQGKGKKPEITEFSWFEKTEDLIKRGFDLAAKNPTTTEREKLPEPSVLLDRIIKNNEKLHQNLLSLKQKLDEGVKWDG